One window of the Saprospiraceae bacterium genome contains the following:
- a CDS encoding gliding motility-associated C-terminal domain-containing protein — MQHAIRIFLFTIILLIINQGIAQSIRFQKTYGPQAFVPGSKNNEASFYDVETLSDDGFVTLGFLTDTLTPQHSEGFISRYDCTGRVLWTKTLGASGAPTNTNAGIVETPEGDIVFSFNLGTGFFRASILAGRISKSGQVMWMKRIGNNTEFGRDLVQTPDGGFVIVGNTAFHGTDNTAADIYMLKLDANGSILWSKTFGNPAGTYDEAYAVKLDSKTNLIVTGRCIADATFQAFILKADPNGNPIAFKTYGYNNQRTNAFDLLVDAQDNYLITGFTTILESDHTSSESDPFLIKVDSAMNTVFANVYEVNNGRDFSTIGEGLALLNNGDYAIGVSTLSFSSHDISGPSAPNKNALYVIRKDGSIRKALLYNMHGSQYTRVRKSSMGSVLLGGFSRAYTDKNVSQGLIIKTDNQFLSGCHDIDVTPELAIYKPTWQIADFSYQLKSGHRIIDYSNYKDSLLKEFTLCEEIPLLTPEFDAPTTTCPGEVQFIDQSAGPGTGYWIIDQDTIRQDGDLNYLFHNPGTYAVTRVLQFSCVVKSITKNLIVKSGFVDTVFASICEGSSFTFKGNNFDKEGINLLKIPGQGGVCDSTYIIDIKKIKVDSAIVSQEFCGKEFKLHNQSYTNPGKYQLILKSQAACDSLIISLNLSKIYKTDTLIELDTVYFCDHFQYGDTILTKSGIYQKVAFDTLDDCGIKYFNAILVDDCDCLKFPNVFTPDNGDQLNNDFRPANKCGDVIEEYKIKIYNRWGQIIYDFTGDYKTGWDGKYKSLPAPVETYMYLAEFKIRYVENQAAVTKQKSGSFSIIR, encoded by the coding sequence ATGCAACATGCCATTCGCATATTTCTTTTTACCATTATATTATTAATTATAAATCAAGGAATTGCGCAATCAATCCGCTTTCAAAAGACTTACGGTCCACAGGCTTTTGTCCCAGGAAGTAAAAATAATGAAGCCAGTTTTTATGATGTGGAAACACTTTCGGATGATGGGTTCGTAACGCTCGGATTTCTAACAGACACCTTGACGCCTCAGCATTCAGAAGGCTTTATAAGCCGTTATGATTGCACCGGCCGCGTACTATGGACTAAAACATTGGGTGCTTCAGGAGCTCCTACCAACACCAATGCAGGCATCGTAGAAACACCTGAAGGCGATATCGTTTTCAGCTTTAATCTTGGAACTGGCTTTTTTCGTGCTTCCATTTTAGCTGGTCGAATTTCAAAATCAGGACAAGTCATGTGGATGAAACGCATAGGTAATAATACAGAATTCGGTAGAGATTTGGTCCAAACACCGGATGGAGGTTTTGTAATTGTAGGAAATACCGCTTTTCATGGTACTGATAATACAGCTGCTGACATTTATATGTTGAAGCTGGATGCGAATGGCAGTATTCTTTGGTCAAAAACATTTGGCAATCCTGCAGGAACTTATGACGAAGCATATGCTGTTAAACTTGACTCCAAAACAAATCTTATCGTCACAGGTCGATGCATTGCGGATGCAACATTTCAGGCATTTATTTTAAAAGCTGATCCCAATGGGAATCCCATTGCATTTAAAACCTATGGATACAACAACCAACGAACCAATGCATTTGATTTATTGGTAGATGCCCAGGATAATTACCTGATTACAGGTTTCACAACCATTTTGGAAAGCGATCATACGAGTTCTGAAAGTGATCCATTTCTTATTAAAGTAGACAGTGCAATGAATACCGTATTTGCAAATGTTTATGAAGTTAACAATGGACGAGATTTTAGCACGATCGGAGAGGGACTTGCTCTTTTAAACAATGGTGACTACGCAATTGGTGTGAGTACCTTGTCTTTTTCATCTCACGATATTTCAGGTCCAAGTGCACCAAATAAAAATGCCTTGTACGTAATTCGAAAAGATGGTAGTATTCGTAAAGCCCTTTTATACAATATGCACGGCTCGCAGTATACCCGTGTGCGAAAAAGCAGCATGGGTTCTGTATTATTGGGTGGATTTTCAAGAGCATATACTGATAAAAATGTCAGTCAAGGTTTGATAATCAAAACAGATAATCAATTTCTTTCCGGTTGTCATGATATCGATGTAACTCCAGAATTGGCTATTTACAAACCCACCTGGCAGATAGCTGACTTTAGTTATCAATTAAAATCAGGACATCGAATCATTGATTATAGTAACTACAAGGATTCTTTATTAAAAGAATTTACCTTATGCGAAGAAATTCCTTTACTGACCCCAGAATTTGATGCACCAACTACAACTTGTCCTGGTGAAGTTCAGTTTATAGATCAATCTGCCGGTCCAGGAACAGGCTATTGGATCATTGATCAAGATACCATTCGTCAGGATGGTGATCTTAACTATTTATTTCATAATCCCGGAACGTATGCTGTGACAAGGGTTTTACAATTTAGTTGTGTCGTAAAAAGCATTACTAAAAATCTGATTGTAAAATCCGGGTTTGTAGATACTGTTTTTGCAAGCATTTGCGAAGGATCTAGTTTTACTTTTAAAGGAAATAATTTTGACAAAGAGGGGATTAATTTGCTAAAAATTCCTGGACAAGGTGGTGTTTGCGATTCAACATATATTATTGATATTAAAAAAATCAAGGTCGATTCGGCCATTGTCTCTCAGGAGTTTTGCGGAAAAGAATTTAAACTCCACAATCAAAGCTATACGAATCCTGGAAAGTATCAATTGATACTTAAGAGTCAAGCAGCTTGTGACAGCTTGATAATAAGTTTGAACCTTTCTAAGATTTATAAAACAGATACCCTTATTGAATTAGACACTGTTTACTTTTGCGATCATTTTCAATATGGTGATACGATATTAACCAAATCCGGTATTTATCAAAAAGTTGCCTTTGATACCCTTGATGATTGTGGCATTAAATATTTTAATGCTATTTTGGTAGATGATTGTGATTGTTTAAAATTTCCAAATGTCTTTACACCTGATAATGGCGATCAATTAAATAATGATTTTAGGCCAGCAAATAAATGCGGAGATGTAATTGAAGAGTATAAAATAAAAATCTACAATCGTTGGGGACAAATTATTTACGACTTTACAGGAGATTACAAAACTGGATGGGATGGGAAGTATAAATCATTACCAGCACCAGTTGAAACCTATATGTACTTGGCAGAATTTAAAATACGCTATGTTGAAAA